In Bacillus marinisedimentorum, a genomic segment contains:
- a CDS encoding CNNM domain-containing protein, with translation MKFDQFGGFDVVFAIIFFILVSFFLSGSETALTAVNRMKVKTRAENDDPRSKKMLKLISRPDRMITSILIGNNISNIMLPTLVTIFALSYDFNVGIATGILTIVLIIFAEVLPKTIAATFADKVAYIVLPVIAALVWVLKPITFLMSSFTNFIIKFFTGGAVQETSLSREELMTMVDIASIEGTFKNEESQRIKGAIDFANKDVRDALKTPRVEITGIPWASSFEEAREIVLNSRHTRFPVYKGNMDTIVGVFHSKQLLKWSVDHDKSLYDFTDNEPLFVGETTSIAKVFKMMLNAKKHLAIVLDEYGGTTGIISSEDIIEAMIGQEIEDETDEEEEVLIDEMTDTHIICHGKLSISRLNDVFRTRIPEEEDIIAGFLLKEFGHIPGEKETLSRGPLYFEVLEVERNKITKVMITKEADEMD, from the coding sequence ATGAAATTTGACCAATTTGGAGGGTTTGATGTGGTATTTGCCATCATCTTTTTTATTCTGGTGTCATTCTTTTTATCCGGGAGTGAGACAGCGCTGACGGCTGTCAACCGGATGAAAGTGAAAACAAGAGCGGAAAATGACGATCCAAGATCAAAAAAAATGCTTAAGCTGATTTCCCGTCCCGATCGAATGATCACCTCGATCCTGATCGGAAACAATATTTCAAATATTATGCTGCCCACACTTGTAACGATTTTTGCACTCAGCTACGATTTTAATGTTGGCATTGCCACCGGTATTTTAACAATTGTTTTAATCATTTTTGCCGAAGTGCTGCCGAAAACGATTGCAGCGACGTTTGCAGATAAAGTTGCTTATATCGTGCTGCCTGTTATTGCTGCTCTGGTATGGGTGTTGAAGCCGATTACCTTTTTGATGTCCAGTTTCACCAATTTCATCATTAAATTTTTCACGGGAGGTGCCGTTCAGGAGACGAGCCTTTCCAGGGAAGAATTGATGACCATGGTCGATATCGCTTCCATTGAAGGAACTTTTAAAAATGAAGAGAGCCAGCGGATAAAAGGTGCTATCGATTTTGCCAACAAAGATGTTCGCGACGCTTTGAAAACACCCCGGGTAGAAATTACGGGCATCCCGTGGGCGTCTTCTTTTGAAGAAGCGAGGGAAATCGTCTTAAACAGCAGGCATACAAGGTTTCCGGTGTATAAGGGTAACATGGATACTATTGTAGGCGTGTTCCATTCAAAACAGCTATTAAAATGGTCGGTGGATCACGATAAAAGCCTGTATGATTTCACAGACAATGAACCGCTCTTTGTCGGTGAAACAACATCGATTGCAAAAGTTTTTAAGATGATGCTGAACGCGAAAAAACACCTGGCCATTGTGCTGGATGAATACGGAGGAACAACGGGAATCATATCCAGTGAAGATATTATTGAAGCGATGATCGGGCAGGAAATCGAGGATGAAACCGATGAGGAAGAAGAAGTGCTTATTGATGAAATGACGGATACCCATATCATTTGTCACGGCAAATTATCGATCAGCCGCCTGAATGATGTGTTCAGGACAAGGATTCCGGAAGAAGAGGATATCATTGCAGGGTTTTTGCTGAAAGAGTTTGGCCATATACCAGGGGAAAAAGAAACGTTAAGCAGGGGCCCCCTTTACTTTGAGGTGTTGGAAGTGGAGCGGAACAAGATCACGAAGGT
- a CDS encoding MFS transporter encodes MTQDQIGKRNLAIMWFANFFIAGSMTMVMPFLSLYIEKLSTLPEADVQLWSGLVFGVTFVTAFIFSPIWGRFGDKYGRKPILVIAGFGLAASVLLMGFVTSVMQLFILRLFMGVFTGFISTSQALISTQTPKSTSGKVLGTLQTGSVSGSLFGPLLGGVLADAVGFAATFQMTAITLILAAIFVLFGVKEFRLESKEESKKNYSRKEVLQYIFADPVLIMVMVISMFVQIAHFSIQPILALYVSELHGPVNLAFFSGLAFSIAGLGNLMMTRNWGRLADKIGYEKVMILLLVLSAVFYFPGAFVSNIWQLVGLRFMLGLVIGGIIPVRTAYIRQVAPVSIQGEVLGYNTSLRFLGNVIGPALGGFIASISGISSVFFVTTGLLAVSAMLLAGSVNRRSQQAGQNLSLNR; translated from the coding sequence TTGACTCAAGACCAAATAGGGAAACGCAACCTTGCGATCATGTGGTTTGCGAATTTCTTTATTGCCGGCAGCATGACAATGGTAATGCCGTTTTTATCTTTATATATTGAAAAGTTGAGCACTCTTCCCGAAGCGGATGTCCAGCTATGGTCCGGACTCGTTTTCGGGGTTACGTTTGTTACAGCGTTTATTTTCTCTCCGATTTGGGGACGTTTTGGCGATAAGTACGGACGGAAGCCGATATTGGTCATTGCCGGCTTCGGCCTGGCGGCAAGTGTCCTTCTGATGGGATTTGTTACTTCGGTGATGCAGCTCTTCATTTTAAGATTGTTCATGGGAGTGTTCACCGGATTCATATCCACATCACAGGCGCTCATTTCCACGCAAACGCCGAAAAGCACATCCGGTAAAGTACTCGGCACGCTGCAGACCGGAAGTGTATCCGGCAGTTTGTTCGGACCGCTGCTCGGCGGTGTGCTTGCGGATGCTGTAGGGTTTGCGGCAACATTCCAGATGACGGCCATCACTCTTATACTGGCTGCAATCTTTGTTCTTTTTGGAGTAAAAGAATTCCGTCTTGAATCGAAAGAGGAATCGAAAAAGAACTATTCACGCAAAGAAGTTCTCCAATATATATTTGCAGACCCGGTGCTGATTATGGTCATGGTGATTTCCATGTTCGTCCAGATCGCCCATTTCAGTATCCAGCCGATCCTGGCCCTTTATGTCAGTGAACTTCATGGTCCGGTAAACCTTGCCTTTTTCTCAGGCCTGGCCTTTTCGATCGCCGGTCTCGGCAACTTGATGATGACCCGGAACTGGGGACGGCTTGCCGATAAAATCGGCTATGAAAAAGTCATGATCCTGCTTCTCGTCCTTTCAGCTGTTTTCTATTTTCCGGGAGCATTTGTAAGCAACATCTGGCAGCTTGTCGGACTGAGGTTCATGCTTGGCCTGGTAATCGGCGGAATCATTCCGGTGCGGACAGCGTATATTCGCCAGGTCGCTCCTGTTTCCATTCAGGGCGAGGTGCTGGGCTACAATACGAGCCTCCGTTTTCTCGGCAATGTCATCGGCCCTGCACTCGGCGGATTCATCGCCAGCATATCCGGCATTTCATCCGTATTTTTTGTGACGACAGGATTGCTTGCTGTCAGCGCAATGCTTCTCGCGGGCAGCGTCAATCGCCGTTCACAGCAGGCCGGTCAAAATCTGTCATTGAATCGTTGA
- a CDS encoding CBO0543 family protein, translating into MNDVDTEAWLQNELFTWQWWVLVGFLVIPWGIWFLLVDRKRILEILLFGMMTSVIVITLDVYGHHNGFWGYPIELFPADPGGISFDLGMIAVAFMLLYQYFVPWRTYLPALLAMAVGFAFIGEPFANRLQLYHLLDWKYRYSFVLYLTNGILLKLLIDWLVRLSRS; encoded by the coding sequence ATGAATGACGTTGACACGGAAGCCTGGCTCCAGAATGAATTGTTCACATGGCAGTGGTGGGTCCTTGTCGGCTTTTTGGTTATACCATGGGGAATCTGGTTCCTGCTAGTGGACCGTAAGCGGATTCTTGAAATCCTCCTATTCGGCATGATGACGTCAGTCATCGTGATCACCTTGGATGTGTATGGTCATCATAATGGTTTCTGGGGCTATCCGATTGAACTGTTTCCCGCCGATCCGGGGGGCATCTCTTTCGACCTTGGCATGATAGCAGTTGCCTTTATGCTTCTCTATCAATATTTTGTCCCCTGGCGGACATACCTTCCTGCCCTTCTCGCAATGGCTGTCGGCTTCGCTTTTATCGGCGAACCGTTTGCAAACCGGCTGCAGCTTTATCATCTTCTGGATTGGAAATATAGGTATTCTTTTGTGCTGTATCTAACAAATGGCATTCTGCTAAAATTATTGATCGATTGGCTCGTTAGACTATCCAGGTCATAA